Proteins encoded in a region of the Candidatus Neomarinimicrobiota bacterium genome:
- a CDS encoding rRNA pseudouridine synthase — translation MKLFKAIQKSGISRRKASQLILEGKVTVDSKKVIQPWHEVTENQEISIDGKKIKWSDTEEFLYYAFHKPSGYVTSLNDPKEHHIGEIIKNKKLKPVGRLDKDVSGLLILTNDGELIYKLTHPKYGVEREYITTIVGKLSPKKIEKIKKGIKIGNEILKCEDIHIIEQNDTYSKVRIIMKQGKKREIKRIFKRIGNRVIYLKRIRYGPVTIDIVPEQYQLKEITGNTLKELLEIKKKN, via the coding sequence ATGAAACTATTCAAAGCAATTCAAAAATCTGGGATCTCCAGAAGAAAGGCATCACAACTTATACTAGAGGGAAAGGTAACAGTTGATAGCAAGAAGGTTATACAGCCATGGCATGAAGTAACAGAAAACCAAGAAATTAGCATTGATGGAAAAAAAATAAAATGGAGTGATACTGAAGAATTTCTTTACTACGCATTTCATAAGCCAAGTGGATATGTAACTTCACTTAACGACCCCAAAGAGCACCATATTGGAGAGATAATTAAAAACAAAAAATTAAAACCTGTGGGACGTTTGGACAAAGATGTATCAGGTTTATTAATACTTACAAATGATGGAGAACTTATTTATAAACTAACCCACCCGAAATATGGAGTCGAAAGGGAATATATTACAACAATAGTCGGAAAACTATCACCAAAAAAGATAGAGAAAATTAAAAAAGGAATTAAGATTGGAAATGAAATACTAAAGTGTGAGGATATCCATATTATAGAGCAAAATGATACCTATTCTAAAGTTAGAATAATAATGAAGCAAGGGAAAAAAAGGGAAATAAAAAGAATATTTAAAAGAATAGGAAATAGAGTGATCTATTTAAAAAGGATACGTTATGGTCCAGTTACAATTGACATTGTCCCAGAACAATATCAATTGAAAGAAATTACAGGGAATACTTTAAAGGAACTGCTTGAAATAAAAAAGAAAAATTAA
- the lpxK gene encoding tetraacyldisaccharide 4'-kinase, which translates to MQKNCVRKLLKIVALLLSKFIYLPIINIRNYLYDRQFILKTKKLSVTVISVGNLTMGGTGKTPLVIELAKILQKQGYKVGVITRGYKRRNRDLIIADPMENLPAPEYIGDEPYLIAKNTLQVPIGIYKNRLTCGQKLIEKYPCDILIADDCFQHRKIYRDIDIVLWDTMLNPVKEKIFPLGKLREPIYSIKRADILILINNNFDEIKKIFKRIDDSTEVYWATKNITQFVEVDTGRLIEQSKLLGKSILAFCGLGNPYQFFNMLEKTLKPSKIVKRVFPDHYKYKRRDIDTLNRIYNEHRINYMITTEKDLINIKNYNSLSNLLVAKLQLKIQEEFIKFVLAQLSFINSKV; encoded by the coding sequence ATGCAGAAAAATTGTGTTAGAAAGTTATTAAAAATTGTAGCTCTTCTACTGTCAAAATTTATTTACTTACCAATTATTAACATACGAAATTACTTGTATGACAGGCAGTTTATATTAAAGACAAAAAAATTATCTGTTACAGTAATTTCAGTTGGAAACCTGACAATGGGAGGTACAGGTAAAACTCCTCTGGTAATTGAACTTGCAAAAATACTACAAAAGCAGGGTTACAAAGTTGGTGTTATTACAAGAGGATACAAAAGACGGAATAGAGATTTAATTATAGCAGATCCAATGGAAAATCTTCCCGCACCAGAATACATCGGCGATGAACCATACCTGATAGCTAAAAATACACTACAGGTTCCTATTGGTATATATAAAAATAGACTAACCTGTGGTCAAAAATTAATAGAAAAATACCCATGTGATATTTTAATAGCCGATGATTGCTTCCAGCATCGAAAAATTTATAGGGATATAGATATTGTATTATGGGACACAATGCTAAATCCGGTAAAAGAAAAAATTTTCCCCTTGGGTAAACTGAGAGAGCCTATCTACTCAATTAAAAGAGCAGACATTCTTATTTTAATAAATAATAATTTCGATGAAATAAAAAAGATTTTTAAAAGGATTGACGATTCAACTGAAGTTTACTGGGCTACTAAAAATATTACTCAATTTGTAGAGGTAGACACAGGCAGATTGATCGAACAAAGTAAGCTCCTTGGCAAATCTATATTGGCTTTCTGCGGACTTGGAAATCCGTATCAATTTTTCAATATGCTTGAAAAAACTCTAAAACCATCAAAAATTGTTAAGAGAGTTTTTCCCGATCACTATAAGTATAAAAGACGAGATATAGACACTTTAAATAGAATCTATAATGAACATAGGATAAACTATATGATCACAACAGAAAAGGACTTAATAAATATTAAAAATTACAATTCTTTATCAAATCTGCTTGTAGCCAAATTACAATTAAAAATCCAGGAAGAATTTATAAAATTTGTCCTCGCTCAATTATCATTTATAAATAGCAAAGTATAA
- a CDS encoding DUF374 domain-containing protein: MRKNSIILVWHGNMLIPIYALRKGRYSLLVGLHSDAELLNTFTSFLGYPSIRGSSNKRPIGAILDLVKEIRKNVVAITPDGPRGPRREIKMGTAKIIKKVNPVIIPIGSSSSKKVVLRTWDKFEFPLPFSTISIIIGKPFRIKNEDSPEKICKFIKSKINEVQHHAEKLC; encoded by the coding sequence TTGAGAAAGAATTCTATTATCCTTGTATGGCATGGTAATATGCTCATACCTATTTACGCACTTCGCAAAGGCAGGTACTCTCTCCTTGTTGGACTTCACTCCGACGCAGAGTTATTAAATACCTTTACAAGTTTTCTTGGCTATCCATCAATTAGAGGTTCAAGCAATAAGAGACCCATTGGAGCCATCTTGGATCTTGTAAAGGAAATAAGAAAAAATGTAGTAGCTATAACGCCTGATGGACCAAGAGGTCCTAGAAGAGAAATAAAAATGGGCACTGCAAAAATTATAAAAAAGGTAAATCCAGTAATCATACCAATTGGATCCTCATCATCGAAAAAAGTGGTATTGAGAACGTGGGATAAGTTCGAATTTCCATTACCATTTTCGACAATATCAATCATAATCGGTAAACCATTCAGAATAAAAAATGAGGACAGCCCAGAAAAAATATGCAAATTTATCAAATCAAAAATAAATGAAGTTCAGCACCATGCAGAAAAATTGTGTTAG
- the lpxB gene encoding lipid-A-disaccharide synthase, with protein sequence MPKKIFISTGELSGDIHASNLLKELRNIIPDLEAYAIGGDNLSNTGAKLILHIKDVSVMGFIEVIKKYKNIKNMWKYATDTIKKLNPDIVILIDYPGFNLKLARFCKKAGIKVIYYIVPQVWAWGKNRVKTIKKYIDKVICILPFEQDWLKSFGIDATYVGHPIVTHLRPEKAKENKQNGKISIAILPGSRDQEIKKHLPVMLRAIKLLKNKYQNLKTTVALAPGIDARNLQKVHKDPGIKWVEDQTYKVINDSNIVLLSSGTATLETTLFHKPMVVCYKLSFLSYLIGRIIVNVKHIAIPNLIAGEKIVPELIQYKLTPENIYNEVDKYITNIAYRESVTRRLQEISKTLQKSNPSKAAAHIIAKYIHEN encoded by the coding sequence ATGCCTAAAAAAATATTCATTTCAACCGGTGAACTATCTGGTGATATACATGCCTCTAATCTCTTAAAAGAATTAAGAAATATAATACCTGATTTAGAGGCATATGCTATAGGAGGAGATAACCTTTCAAACACAGGAGCTAAATTAATACTTCATATCAAAGACGTATCAGTTATGGGATTTATAGAAGTGATAAAAAAATACAAAAATATTAAAAATATGTGGAAGTATGCTACGGATACGATAAAAAAACTAAACCCTGATATTGTTATACTCATCGACTACCCTGGATTTAATCTAAAATTAGCACGTTTTTGTAAAAAAGCAGGGATAAAGGTGATCTATTACATTGTTCCACAAGTGTGGGCATGGGGGAAAAACCGAGTTAAAACGATAAAGAAATATATTGATAAAGTAATTTGTATATTACCTTTTGAACAAGATTGGTTAAAAAGCTTCGGTATCGATGCCACCTATGTAGGACATCCGATAGTAACTCATCTAAGGCCAGAAAAAGCAAAGGAAAATAAACAAAATGGCAAAATATCTATTGCAATACTTCCCGGTAGTAGGGATCAGGAGATTAAAAAGCACCTACCAGTTATGCTCAGAGCAATCAAATTGTTAAAGAATAAATATCAAAATCTGAAAACGACAGTTGCTCTTGCACCCGGAATAGATGCTCGCAATCTTCAAAAAGTACATAAGGATCCCGGAATAAAATGGGTAGAAGATCAAACATATAAAGTTATTAATGACTCGAATATAGTATTACTTTCCTCGGGAACAGCTACACTGGAAACTACTCTCTTTCATAAGCCAATGGTAGTATGCTATAAACTTTCTTTCCTTTCTTATTTAATTGGTAGAATAATAGTAAATGTAAAACATATCGCCATACCAAACCTAATCGCAGGAGAAAAAATTGTCCCTGAGCTTATTCAGTATAAGCTAACACCCGAAAACATCTACAATGAAGTTGATAAATATATAACCAACATTGCATATCGTGAATCAGTCACAAGGAGACTGCAGGAAATATCTAAAACCCTTCAAAAAAGTAATCCAAGCAAGGCGGCAGCACATATTATTGCTAAATACATACATGAAAATTAA
- a CDS encoding isoprenylcysteine carboxylmethyltransferase family protein, with the protein MDIRNFFFRYRGYLPIPIALILILQSNLTLSSVIKGSILIILGEALRIWAVRSAGGRTRTRKVGANTLCTWGPYAYVRNPLYIGNTIIYIGFILFADGKYIIPIFIIGILYIFTQYYSIIKLEEETLEKIFHEEYLDYKKNVPAFIPRLKQWKKITPSYYSWKNVLKAEKSTIFVIILLITVLLLKELIINTISNA; encoded by the coding sequence ATGGACATCAGAAACTTTTTCTTCAGATATAGAGGATATTTACCTATACCTATTGCTTTAATTTTAATATTACAATCTAACTTAACATTAAGTAGTGTTATAAAAGGATCAATACTTATAATTCTTGGCGAAGCACTCCGAATTTGGGCAGTACGCTCCGCAGGTGGGAGGACAAGGACAAGAAAAGTTGGTGCTAACACCCTCTGTACATGGGGACCTTACGCTTATGTCAGAAATCCACTATATATCGGCAATACAATTATTTATATTGGTTTCATACTGTTTGCAGATGGTAAATATATAATTCCAATATTTATAATAGGAATTCTTTACATTTTTACTCAATATTATTCAATAATTAAACTGGAAGAAGAGACTCTTGAGAAAATATTTCATGAAGAATACTTGGATTATAAAAAAAATGTACCAGCTTTTATTCCAAGATTAAAACAATGGAAAAAGATCACACCATCATACTACAGCTGGAAAAATGTACTTAAAGCAGAAAAAAGTACTATTTTTGTCATTATATTATTAATCACAGTATTATTATTAAAAGAACTAATTATAAATACAATAAGCAATGCCTAA
- a CDS encoding Gfo/Idh/MocA family oxidoreductase, with amino-acid sequence MKKVKYAVVGAGHLGYIHLLNLKDIPSVEITGFYEIDKDRKKFVEEKTGIKGYDSFEELLDHCDAISIVVPTKSHYSVAKSAIKHGIHIFCEKPFMASIEEAEEIIKLAKEKSVIIQIGHIERFNPALKFLQNEIKNPLFIECHRISPFNPRGTDVAVILDLMIHDIDIVLNIVDSDLIDIKASGAPILTNNIDIANARLEFKNGCIANITASRVSNKRLRKLRIFQINQYISINFLQREAELYWISKSINQDDDIKTLAQIESDGIQKILNYKKFSFPEYNPLKEELLSFINSIVNGETPPVTAEEGRNALEIAIIIEEQIKRKLERIL; translated from the coding sequence ATGAAAAAAGTTAAGTATGCAGTCGTAGGGGCTGGTCATCTTGGATATATTCATTTATTAAATCTTAAAGATATCCCGAGTGTTGAAATAACCGGTTTTTATGAAATCGATAAAGATAGAAAAAAATTCGTAGAGGAAAAAACAGGTATAAAGGGATATGATTCCTTTGAAGAGTTACTGGACCACTGTGATGCGATCTCCATTGTAGTACCAACCAAATCTCATTACTCTGTTGCAAAATCCGCAATTAAACATGGCATACATATCTTTTGCGAAAAACCCTTTATGGCTTCAATTGAAGAAGCCGAGGAAATTATAAAACTTGCGAAAGAAAAAAGTGTCATCATCCAAATAGGTCACATAGAAAGATTTAACCCGGCATTAAAGTTTCTTCAAAATGAAATTAAAAATCCTCTGTTTATAGAATGCCACAGGATATCACCTTTCAATCCACGAGGGACTGACGTAGCCGTAATACTTGATTTAATGATTCACGATATAGACATTGTTTTGAACATCGTTGACAGTGATCTCATAGACATAAAAGCCTCTGGGGCTCCGATACTTACTAATAACATTGACATAGCCAATGCAAGGCTGGAATTTAAAAATGGCTGCATTGCTAATATTACAGCAAGTCGTGTATCTAATAAAAGGTTGAGGAAACTTCGTATTTTTCAAATTAATCAATACATTTCCATAAACTTTCTTCAAAGAGAAGCTGAACTATATTGGATAAGCAAATCAATAAATCAAGATGATGATATAAAGACCTTAGCACAAATAGAAAGCGATGGTATACAAAAAATCCTTAATTATAAAAAATTCTCCTTCCCAGAATACAATCCTCTTAAGGAAGAATTGCTTTCTTTTATAAATTCAATAGTAAACGGTGAAACACCTCCAGTCACTGCAGAAGAGGGCAGGAATGCGCTGGAGATAGCAATTATAATAGAGGAACAGATAAAAAGAAAACTGGAAAGGATACTTTAA
- a CDS encoding bifunctional metallophosphatase/5'-nucleotidase, giving the protein MKKFGLVFLLLIYAFVYSQSLHIAHWNDFHSANIPYIMSYNGCKKLVGGYAYLAGIVDSLRGIYHDLIVLDAGDEFLGSPISSIIKGYSQFIILNMLLPTAFCIGNHEFDYGVSNLVENIKKAKFDIITSNIKYKGKYLGLPLKRMVIDGVKVCIIGIIYDNLESSTLPENIRGVEILNPTKVVKSIVDSLKEDVDIFILLSHWGVDNDKNIANEIGDLDIIIGGHSHTVLNTPITIGNTIICQAGSKGSFVGFLEADVDTIKNVIKKFTYELIDVYPEEIKPNELVKNIVDSLENTVSQEMNKVIGILKTPWERRFNGESNIGNWITDVMRKKFKTDIALQNSGGIRKNMPAGEIRVRDIWEIVPFENEVVIIKVTGKQLLNIFMHYPENKMDLLQISGAKLKINMNTGRLYYVRVNGKKIRRKRNYTIATNSYVASHAERFLGIMAEDLHVIRTGVLLRDLLIEEIKKEKEVYSYVNGRIIIVER; this is encoded by the coding sequence ATGAAAAAGTTTGGGCTGGTTTTCTTATTATTGATATATGCTTTTGTTTATTCCCAGAGTTTACATATTGCTCACTGGAATGATTTTCATAGTGCAAATATACCATACATCATGAGCTATAATGGATGTAAGAAACTTGTTGGTGGATATGCCTATCTTGCCGGGATTGTTGATTCTTTAAGAGGGATTTACCATGATTTAATAGTGCTTGATGCCGGAGACGAATTTTTGGGATCCCCTATTTCATCAATAATAAAAGGGTACTCTCAGTTTATAATACTAAATATGCTGTTACCAACTGCATTTTGTATTGGTAATCATGAGTTTGATTATGGTGTAAGTAATCTTGTGGAGAATATAAAAAAGGCAAAATTTGATATTATTACGTCAAATATTAAGTATAAAGGAAAATATCTCGGTCTACCGTTAAAAAGGATGGTTATAGATGGAGTGAAAGTTTGTATAATTGGGATTATATATGATAACCTTGAAAGTAGTACCCTGCCGGAAAATATAAGGGGGGTTGAGATACTAAACCCCACAAAGGTTGTAAAGAGTATTGTTGATAGTTTGAAAGAAGATGTCGATATTTTTATTTTGCTATCCCACTGGGGTGTGGATAATGACAAAAATATTGCAAATGAAATTGGTGATTTGGATATAATAATTGGAGGACATAGCCATACGGTATTGAATACGCCTATAACAATTGGTAATACCATTATATGCCAGGCTGGGTCAAAAGGTAGTTTTGTTGGATTTTTGGAAGCCGACGTTGATACAATAAAAAATGTGATTAAAAAATTTACCTATGAACTGATAGATGTATACCCTGAAGAAATAAAACCTAACGAATTAGTAAAAAATATCGTGGACTCGCTTGAGAATACCGTAAGCCAGGAGATGAATAAGGTAATTGGCATTTTAAAGACTCCCTGGGAAAGGCGATTTAATGGTGAGTCTAATATTGGTAACTGGATAACAGATGTGATGAGAAAGAAATTTAAGACTGACATTGCCTTACAAAACAGTGGAGGTATAAGAAAAAATATGCCTGCAGGAGAAATTAGGGTTAGGGATATCTGGGAGATAGTTCCCTTTGAAAATGAAGTGGTTATTATAAAGGTTACCGGAAAACAACTATTAAATATTTTTATGCATTATCCAGAAAATAAAATGGACCTTTTGCAAATTTCGGGAGCAAAATTAAAAATTAATATGAATACTGGCAGGTTGTATTATGTTCGAGTCAATGGTAAGAAAATCAGGAGAAAAAGAAATTATACGATTGCTACCAATTCATATGTAGCAAGCCATGCAGAAAGATTTTTAGGGATTATGGCAGAAGATCTCCATGTGATTCGTACGGGGGTACTATTAAGAGATTTATTAATTGAAGAGATAAAGAAGGAAAAAGAAGTTTATAGCTATGTAAACGGTAGGATAATTATTGTAGAAAGGTAG
- a CDS encoding DUF5020 family protein — MKIKNLSVTLLIPILLFSQNIQIHYDLLREHFTTTFEGIFFDNYGYTFGFVDIDYNNRVDRFKNASLAYYEIARYFLVKGGDDLYFTFQYNDGLTNRFSFNPVWLTGLQYKVMGLPMDFLFRKEIGTDGLTIQLTVVWFYEIKRFNISGYIDIWNTGNGYPKGRIAFMSEPQFWYKLTPNIYIGGEIEISVNFSGAWSVKREFKEGEIFLLPTFGIKWNL, encoded by the coding sequence ATGAAAATCAAAAATTTGTCTGTCACACTGTTAATTCCGATACTTTTATTTTCACAGAATATTCAAATTCACTATGATCTTTTAAGAGAACATTTTACCACTACCTTTGAAGGGATTTTTTTTGATAACTATGGTTATACTTTTGGTTTTGTAGACATTGATTATAATAACAGAGTAGATAGGTTTAAAAATGCTTCCCTTGCCTATTATGAAATAGCAAGATACTTCTTAGTCAAAGGTGGGGATGACCTGTACTTTACATTTCAATATAATGATGGGCTTACAAATAGATTTTCATTTAACCCTGTCTGGCTGACCGGACTGCAGTATAAAGTAATGGGTTTGCCAATGGATTTCCTTTTCCGTAAGGAAATTGGAACAGATGGGTTAACTATACAGCTGACAGTTGTCTGGTTTTATGAAATTAAGAGGTTTAATATATCTGGCTATATTGATATTTGGAACACTGGGAATGGTTACCCTAAGGGTAGAATAGCCTTTATGTCCGAGCCACAATTCTGGTACAAGTTAACACCTAACATTTATATAGGTGGCGAGATTGAAATTAGTGTGAACTTCTCGGGGGCATGGTCTGTTAAAAGAGAATTTAAGGAGGGTGAAATTTTCCTTTTGCCTACCTTTGGTATAAAGTGGAATTTGTAA
- a CDS encoding YifB family Mg chelatase-like AAA ATPase, producing MERLAIVKSAAVLGIEAYIVNVECNLFRSHLPQYTTVGLPEGAVKESKERVLSAIKNTGFIIPSNKIVINLAPADIKKEGSSYDLPIAIGLLAASGYVKKDNLNKFIILGELALDGNVRAIRGALPISSSIKNAEIEGIILPDINKKEAAIAKNKKVIGVKSLTDAIKFLNNEMKIEPYSIELSTLLEKNRKYKLDYSDVKGQAHAKRALEVAAAGGHNIIMIGPPGSGKTMLARRFPTILPEMTLDEALETTKIHSVAGVIPGNKGIIATRPFRSPHHTISDAALVGGGRIPRPGEVSLSHNGVLFLDELPEFKKNVLEVLRQPLEDGKVTISRAQTSITYPASFMLIAAMNPCPCGYVTDPNNECTCTPSQIQKYMSRISGPLLDRIDIHIDVPAVKFEELSSKEDGETSKEIRKRVQKAREIQLKRFKNIKGVYCNAHMESSMIREFCPIDSKCEELLKNAIIKLGLSARAYDRIIKVSRTIADLDSSEKILPHHISEAIQYRSLDRNLWM from the coding sequence ATGGAAAGACTTGCAATTGTTAAAAGTGCTGCCGTTTTAGGTATAGAGGCATATATTGTCAATGTGGAGTGCAACCTTTTTCGTTCCCATCTTCCACAATATACAACAGTTGGACTACCTGAGGGTGCTGTCAAAGAAAGTAAAGAAAGGGTTTTGTCGGCTATTAAAAATACTGGATTTATAATACCATCCAACAAAATCGTTATTAACTTAGCTCCCGCTGACATTAAAAAAGAAGGTAGCTCTTATGATTTACCCATAGCAATTGGATTACTCGCAGCATCCGGTTATGTAAAAAAGGATAACCTGAATAAGTTCATAATTCTTGGAGAACTGGCATTGGATGGCAATGTAAGAGCCATAAGAGGAGCACTACCGATATCATCATCTATTAAAAATGCAGAAATCGAAGGAATAATTTTACCTGATATTAACAAGAAAGAAGCGGCAATTGCTAAAAATAAAAAGGTTATAGGTGTAAAATCACTAACAGATGCCATTAAATTTTTAAATAACGAAATGAAAATTGAGCCTTATAGTATAGAACTTAGTACACTACTTGAGAAAAATAGAAAATATAAATTAGACTATTCGGATGTAAAAGGGCAGGCACATGCAAAGAGAGCTCTGGAAGTAGCTGCAGCAGGTGGACATAATATTATCATGATAGGTCCACCTGGCTCAGGAAAAACAATGCTTGCAAGAAGATTCCCTACAATATTACCAGAGATGACTCTTGACGAAGCACTTGAGACAACTAAAATACACTCAGTCGCAGGCGTTATCCCCGGAAATAAAGGCATAATTGCTACAAGACCATTTCGCTCACCTCATCATACTATATCCGATGCAGCTCTTGTAGGAGGAGGAAGAATACCTCGACCTGGAGAGGTTAGCCTCAGTCATAACGGTGTATTATTTCTGGATGAGTTACCTGAATTTAAAAAAAATGTTCTTGAGGTACTAAGACAACCTCTGGAAGATGGAAAGGTTACAATATCAAGAGCACAGACATCTATAACCTACCCAGCATCTTTCATGTTAATAGCTGCTATGAATCCATGTCCATGTGGATATGTTACGGATCCAAATAATGAATGTACCTGTACACCTTCCCAGATACAAAAATATATGAGTAGAATCTCTGGACCACTACTTGATAGAATTGACATTCATATAGATGTCCCAGCTGTAAAATTTGAGGAATTATCATCCAAAGAAGACGGAGAAACCTCAAAGGAAATAAGAAAAAGAGTTCAAAAGGCACGGGAAATACAACTCAAAAGATTCAAAAATATAAAAGGGGTATACTGCAATGCTCATATGGAGTCCTCAATGATAAGAGAATTTTGTCCAATCGATTCAAAATGTGAAGAATTACTTAAAAATGCCATTATAAAACTAGGCCTAAGTGCAAGAGCATATGATAGGATTATAAAAGTCTCGAGAACAATAGCTGATCTTGATTCATCAGAAAAAATACTTCCACATCATATAAGTGAGGCAATACAATACAGAAGTCTGGATAGAAACCTATGGATGTAA
- a CDS encoding 2-oxoacid:acceptor oxidoreductase family protein yields the protein MGYRYEIRLSGSGGQGLILIGRILAEAAAIYDGKNATQSQSYGPEARGGASRSEVIISDDEIDYPKATKLDVLLALTQEACDRYAKDLKPGGLLIVDSQLIKRIPKGNFKVVSLPIIQSAVERLGKYFGSNIIALGVITRLTNIVSQDAVIQAIKSRVPRGTEDVNIQAFQAGIKLAEEWIEKNQT from the coding sequence ATGGGTTACAGATACGAAATACGTTTGAGTGGATCTGGTGGCCAAGGTTTGATTTTGATAGGAAGAATTTTAGCGGAAGCGGCCGCAATTTATGATGGAAAAAATGCCACGCAAAGTCAGTCTTACGGACCTGAAGCAAGAGGTGGAGCAAGCAGATCTGAGGTTATAATATCGGATGATGAGATTGACTATCCAAAAGCAACAAAACTTGATGTGCTACTCGCGCTTACACAGGAAGCCTGCGACCGTTATGCAAAAGATTTAAAACCAGGTGGTCTTCTGATTGTAGACTCACAGTTAATAAAGAGAATCCCTAAGGGTAATTTTAAAGTTGTAAGTCTTCCTATAATACAATCGGCTGTTGAAAGATTGGGTAAATATTTTGGATCAAATATAATAGCACTTGGTGTAATTACCAGACTAACAAATATAGTCAGCCAGGATGCCGTAATACAGGCTATAAAATCACGAGTTCCAAGAGGAACTGAAGATGTAAATATACAGGCTTTTCAAGCTGGAATAAAATTAGCAGAAGAGTGGATAGAGAAAAATCAAACATAA
- a CDS encoding 2-oxoacid:ferredoxin oxidoreductase subunit beta, with protein MDYLRYLRIDKLPHIWCEGCGNGIVLKSLLRVIDELKLDPDKTVIVSGIGCSSRTPGYMDFNTLHTTHGRAIAYATGIKLAKPELEVIVITGDGDATAIGGNHFIHAARRNINITVLIYNNYIYGMTGGQVSPTTPLFKYTTTTPYGNPEQPFDISKLAKAAGASFVARTTVYHFQKMDTYIKKAILKKGFSVVEIITPCPTAFGRKNKEDRGIDMLKKQREIAVPIEKAKSLSSDELKDKIIIGIFQDIEKEEYTDLYKRIREEIKNNNKVRL; from the coding sequence ATGGATTATTTAAGGTATTTAAGAATCGATAAATTACCTCACATTTGGTGTGAGGGTTGTGGAAATGGTATAGTCTTAAAATCCCTTCTAAGAGTAATAGATGAATTAAAATTAGACCCTGATAAAACGGTAATAGTTTCAGGAATAGGTTGCTCAAGCAGAACTCCCGGATATATGGATTTCAACACATTACATACAACTCACGGAAGAGCAATCGCTTATGCAACTGGGATTAAACTCGCAAAACCAGAGCTAGAGGTGATAGTCATAACCGGAGATGGGGATGCTACTGCGATAGGTGGAAACCATTTTATCCATGCCGCAAGAAGGAATATAAATATTACCGTTCTCATATATAACAATTATATTTACGGTATGACGGGAGGACAGGTATCTCCAACAACACCTCTCTTCAAATACACAACTACTACTCCCTATGGAAATCCTGAACAACCATTTGATATTTCAAAACTTGCAAAGGCTGCAGGGGCTTCATTTGTAGCTCGTACCACGGTTTACCACTTTCAGAAAATGGATACATACATAAAAAAGGCAATATTGAAAAAGGGGTTCTCTGTTGTAGAAATCATCACCCCATGTCCCACGGCATTTGGAAGAAAAAACAAAGAAGATAGAGGTATTGATATGCTTAAAAAGCAAAGAGAAATTGCAGTCCCTATTGAGAAAGCAAAAAGCCTTTCTTCTGACGAATTAAAGGATAAAATAATAATAGGCATCTTTCAAGATATTGAAAAAGAGGAATACACCGATTTATATAAAAGAATAAGAGAGGAAATAAAAAATAACAATAAAGTGAGGTTATAA